One part of the Candidatus Auribacterota bacterium genome encodes these proteins:
- a CDS encoding DUF1571 domain-containing protein — translation MKRHFFECALVAVAVAMCGCRSVGGPYRPMPWPSEVAGAAQGKALETLRRLISQSVERYEGVNDYRCVFQKRQRVGGSLQDQQRIVLKFRKPMNLYMRWLTKAHEGQEILYAPSRYGRKALAHPGGWKGTLMPAIPIDVDGYLVMRDNIHPIDHVGIGHFLGVFAENARRARAEKTSALIDRGEERVGARPARVIEAVLPPEREKGYYCYRCLVWFDEESLLPVKIQVYDWDNNLSEEYMYENLEVDVGLTDRDFDRGNNEYNF, via the coding sequence ATGAAACGGCATTTCTTCGAATGTGCGCTGGTCGCCGTTGCGGTCGCCATGTGTGGGTGCAGATCGGTGGGCGGACCATACCGGCCCATGCCGTGGCCGTCGGAGGTCGCAGGAGCAGCGCAGGGAAAGGCTCTGGAGACGCTGCGCCGCCTCATCTCGCAGTCGGTGGAGCGGTACGAAGGCGTCAATGATTACCGGTGCGTGTTCCAGAAGCGCCAGCGCGTCGGCGGGAGTCTTCAGGATCAGCAGCGCATTGTCCTCAAGTTCAGGAAGCCGATGAACCTCTACATGAGGTGGCTCACGAAGGCCCACGAGGGACAGGAGATTTTGTACGCGCCGTCGCGCTACGGCCGGAAAGCGCTCGCCCACCCCGGGGGATGGAAGGGCACTCTGATGCCCGCCATCCCGATCGACGTCGATGGCTACTTGGTCATGCGCGACAATATACATCCGATCGACCACGTCGGCATCGGCCATTTTCTGGGCGTCTTCGCAGAGAACGCCCGGCGGGCGCGAGCGGAGAAGACAAGTGCGCTCATTGACCGCGGCGAAGAGAGGGTGGGTGCTCGGCCGGCCAGGGTCATCGAGGCCGTGCTGCCGCCGGAGAGGGAGAAGGGGTACTACTGCTATCGGTGCCTGGTATGGTTTGATGAGGAGTCGCTTCTCCCCGTCAAGATCCAGGTGTATGACTGGGACAATAATCTCTCGGAGGAGTACATGTACGAGAACCTGGAGGTGGATGTCGGGTTGACTGACAGGGATTTTGACCGGGGGAACAACGAATATAACTTCTAG